From Geomonas agri, one genomic window encodes:
- a CDS encoding SDR family oxidoreductase yields MEKCAFITGASSGFGAACARALADLGWKLVLTARRADKLQALKQELAGKTQVHTLTLDVRDGEAVAAACAGLPPEFAEVDLLVNNAGLALGLEPAHQASLEDWETMVDTNVKGVMYCTRAILPGMVARNRGHVVNIGSVAGSWPYPGGNVYGATKAFVQQFSRNLRADLLGTAVRVTNIEPGMAETEFSKVRFKGEDEKAQRVYTGTEPLRAEDIADIVVWVASVPARVNINSVEVMSVHQAWGPLAVHRS; encoded by the coding sequence ATGGAAAAGTGTGCCTTCATTACAGGAGCATCTTCGGGATTTGGAGCCGCCTGCGCACGTGCGCTGGCCGATCTGGGCTGGAAACTGGTACTGACGGCCCGGCGCGCGGACAAACTGCAGGCACTCAAACAGGAACTTGCCGGCAAGACGCAGGTGCACACGCTGACGCTGGACGTGCGCGACGGCGAGGCCGTGGCCGCTGCCTGCGCCGGGCTGCCGCCGGAATTCGCGGAAGTCGACCTGCTGGTCAACAACGCCGGTTTGGCCCTGGGGCTAGAACCGGCGCACCAGGCGTCGCTTGAGGATTGGGAGACCATGGTGGACACCAACGTGAAGGGAGTGATGTACTGCACACGCGCCATCCTCCCAGGGATGGTGGCCAGAAATCGTGGCCACGTCGTCAATATCGGCTCAGTGGCTGGAAGCTGGCCCTACCCCGGCGGCAACGTCTACGGAGCCACCAAGGCCTTCGTGCAGCAGTTCTCCAGGAACCTGCGCGCCGACCTGCTGGGCACCGCGGTGCGGGTCACCAACATTGAACCAGGCATGGCTGAGACCGAGTTTTCCAAGGTCCGCTTCAAAGGGGAAGACGAAAAGGCGCAACGGGTCTACACCGGAACCGAACCGCTGCGAGCGGAGGATATAGCCGACATCGTGGTGTGGGTGGCCTCGGTGCCGGCCCGGGTCAACATCAACAGCGTTGAGGTGATGTCGGTGCACCAGGCCTGGGGACCGCTGGCGGTGCACCGGTCGTAG
- a CDS encoding bacteriohemerythrin produces the protein MLTQWHEDMATGSEAVDKQHKELLRRVDDLLKGAKSRKGAEEIGRLMWFLKKYVRWHFRDEEKLMLEAGYPGHHSHKTQHEIFFREVLRLETLHAEQGDNTLMIVAVITAMCEWLRSHFNKLDKEFIDFLKDTGQNGNGKGGHHESPEGNGEQ, from the coding sequence ATGTTGACGCAGTGGCACGAGGACATGGCGACGGGGAGCGAGGCGGTGGACAAGCAGCACAAGGAACTGCTACGCCGTGTCGACGACCTGCTCAAGGGAGCCAAGAGCAGGAAGGGCGCCGAAGAGATCGGCAGGCTGATGTGGTTTTTGAAGAAGTACGTGAGGTGGCACTTCCGGGATGAGGAGAAGCTGATGCTCGAAGCCGGCTATCCTGGCCATCATTCTCATAAGACGCAGCACGAGATCTTCTTCCGGGAGGTGTTGCGCCTAGAAACGCTTCACGCCGAGCAGGGGGACAATACCCTGATGATCGTGGCCGTCATCACCGCGATGTGTGAATGGCTTCGTTCCCACTTCAACAAGCTGGACAAGGAATTCATCGACTTTCTTAAAGACACCGGCCAGAACGGGAACGGAAAAGGGGGACACCACGAGAGTCCCGAGGGGAACGGCGAACAGTAG
- a CDS encoding DUF302 domain-containing protein: MRKISHSCEVHAALDTVWKLLIEKMEQPHSYLPGVTQSRTLQHYGNGLLREIKGEGLLITEKVVLDKTHGEVRYFLLEHPLFTGRVVNRVVPSSVQSPVAPQVLTIEVDWAPKDDQAERMIRSDLPEQIQREVISLKERAEAMEAQESKPLTTPYAFGITMALPFADALPRVHQELQREGFGVLFEIDVKQKFKEKLDKEFRNYHILGACNPGLAYQAFGVEIDIGTLLPCNVAVYSVSESRTVVMVMDPVAGLSLVGNSQLNELSVTVKQSLQRVMAGLHPFTG, encoded by the coding sequence ATGCGCAAAATCTCTCATAGCTGTGAAGTACACGCTGCGCTTGATACCGTATGGAAGCTTCTTATCGAGAAAATGGAACAGCCGCATTCCTACCTGCCGGGGGTGACCCAGTCGCGCACCCTGCAGCACTACGGCAACGGTCTGCTTCGCGAGATAAAGGGGGAGGGGCTGCTGATTACGGAGAAAGTGGTCCTCGACAAGACTCACGGCGAGGTACGCTACTTTCTCCTGGAACACCCCCTTTTCACTGGACGTGTGGTGAACCGTGTGGTGCCATCATCGGTGCAAAGCCCGGTGGCTCCGCAGGTGCTGACCATAGAGGTCGATTGGGCGCCCAAGGACGACCAAGCCGAACGCATGATCCGCAGCGACCTGCCGGAGCAAATTCAAAGAGAGGTGATCAGCTTGAAAGAAAGAGCGGAAGCAATGGAAGCACAAGAGTCGAAGCCGCTGACGACCCCATACGCCTTTGGCATCACCATGGCGCTCCCCTTTGCCGATGCACTCCCGAGAGTGCATCAGGAGTTGCAGCGGGAAGGATTCGGGGTGCTGTTCGAGATCGACGTGAAGCAGAAGTTCAAGGAGAAGCTCGACAAGGAGTTCCGTAACTACCACATCCTCGGGGCCTGCAACCCCGGTCTGGCGTACCAGGCCTTCGGCGTGGAGATAGACATCGGCACGCTGCTTCCCTGCAACGTGGCCGTCTACTCGGTAAGCGAGTCACGCACCGTGGTGATGGTGATGGATCCCGTTGCTGGGCTCTCCCTGGTGGGGAACAGCCAACTGAACGAGCTCTCGGTCACGGTCAAGCAGAGCTTGCAGCGGGTTATGGCGGGGCTGCACCCATTCACGGGGTGA
- the nrfD gene encoding NrfD/PsrC family molybdoenzyme membrane anchor subunit, whose translation MTAAKIIANEIKGYHRFVQFLIVLVALGALASLARFVFGLGVTTNLNDTFPWGLWISFDVVTAVPLAAGAFTLGAIVHCFHIKKLEPLVRPAIVTGFLGYSLVCVGLLLDLGQPQRGWHTLVYWNPHSPMFEVSMCVMAYTTVLFLEFLSPVCEKFGYHVPMRLLRTLEMPLVVAAASISTLHQSSLGTFFLIAVDKLHSLWYNPLLPLLFWLSAMCAGISIIIVEATMSHKYMGQPDEGELLETLAKILPWVITVYLTVKFFSLFALTQGPLFNRPGLLVLFVVEVVGGMIIPLFMLMSRKVREDGRLRATAAWMVIAGIILNRFNVSMFGMEAPGTFYYPSFIESLVTIGIIAAHILFFVLIAKYFPIFEHHPETVDYSIPDHFHKTEKGHAHGAAKA comes from the coding sequence ATGACCGCTGCAAAGATAATCGCTAACGAGATCAAGGGCTACCACCGCTTCGTGCAGTTCCTGATCGTCCTGGTGGCGCTGGGCGCGCTCGCCTCCCTGGCCCGCTTCGTGTTCGGCCTGGGTGTCACCACCAACCTTAACGACACCTTCCCGTGGGGCCTCTGGATCTCCTTCGACGTCGTCACCGCGGTACCGCTCGCGGCGGGCGCCTTCACCCTCGGGGCCATCGTGCACTGCTTCCACATCAAGAAGCTCGAGCCGCTGGTACGTCCGGCCATCGTGACCGGCTTCCTCGGTTACTCCCTGGTCTGCGTCGGTCTGCTGCTCGACCTGGGGCAGCCGCAGCGCGGCTGGCACACCCTGGTGTACTGGAACCCGCACTCCCCGATGTTCGAGGTTTCCATGTGCGTCATGGCGTACACCACGGTGCTCTTCCTCGAGTTCCTGTCGCCGGTGTGCGAGAAGTTCGGCTACCACGTGCCGATGCGTCTGCTACGCACCCTGGAGATGCCGCTGGTTGTCGCCGCGGCCTCCATCTCGACCCTGCACCAGTCCTCGCTGGGCACTTTCTTCCTGATCGCGGTCGATAAGCTGCACAGCCTCTGGTACAACCCTCTGCTGCCGCTGCTGTTCTGGCTTTCCGCAATGTGCGCCGGTATCTCCATTATCATCGTGGAGGCCACTATGAGCCACAAGTACATGGGGCAGCCGGACGAGGGCGAACTGCTTGAGACCCTGGCAAAGATCCTCCCCTGGGTCATCACCGTGTACCTGACCGTGAAGTTCTTCTCGCTGTTCGCCCTGACCCAGGGCCCGCTCTTCAACCGTCCCGGCCTGCTGGTGCTCTTCGTGGTCGAGGTTGTCGGCGGCATGATCATCCCGCTCTTCATGCTGATGAGCAGGAAGGTTCGTGAGGACGGCCGCCTGCGTGCCACCGCTGCCTGGATGGTGATCGCCGGCATCATCCTGAACCGCTTCAACGTCTCCATGTTCGGCATGGAAGCACCGGGTACCTTCTACTACCCGTCCTTCATCGAGAGCCTGGTCACCATCGGCATCATCGCTGCGCACATCCTGTTCTTCGTGCTGATCGCCAAGTACTTCCCGATTTTCGAACACCATCCGGAGACCGTCGACTACTCGATTCCGGACCACTTCCACAAAACCGAGAAAGGCCACGCTCACGGTGCGGCCAAGGCCTAG
- the fdnG gene encoding formate dehydrogenase-N subunit alpha produces MAVSRREFLQGGAAAAALILSGKKAEAGGADAPQMRTKGLKSSTTICPFCAVGCGLVVHTKNGKIVNIEGDTQHPINQGALCSKGSALFQVANNERRLQKVMYRAPGSDKFEEKSWDWALERIAQKMKDTRDKSFKAKEINKKDNKEYVVNRTEGMAFLGGAGLDNEECYLWSKFARSMGVANLEHQARIUHSATVAGLAASFGRGAMTNHWIDLRNADAILAIGCNPAENHPISMKWIEAAMDQGGKLIAVDPRFTRTASKADHYAQIRPGTDIAFLGGMINYALQNNMIHEEYVREYTNATFIVNDKYDFNEGIFCAFDDQEKTYDAKAWAYALDGSGNPKRDHSMKDPRCVYQLLKKHYSRYTVDMVCNITGTKKEDYLAVAKAYCSTGRADKAGTILYAMGITQSTHGSQNVRATAMLQMLLGNIGIAGGGVNALRGESNVQGSTDYGLLFHLLPGYLKSPEFDNVDLKAYLEKWTPKTKDPKSANWWGNTPKYTVSLLKAWYGDNATKENNFCYDYLPKRSGNYSFTKLMEKMGKGELQGLVCMGQNPAVGGPDSLKTREALGKLDWLVTVDLWETETSIFWKRPGVNPKDIKTEVFMLPAASSVEKEGSISNSGRWAQWRYKAAEPVGDAKSDLWILNQFAKRMKKAYEKGGAFPEPITKLSWNYGQGDEPEVHMVAKEINGYFTKDMTIVDKDKTLEFKAGDQVPMFKYLQDDGSTVSGCWIYCGSYTKEGNQMARRDLADPTGLGMYPKWSWAWPVNRRIIYNRASVNPAGEPFNPKRVVITWDALEKKWKGDVPDGPWPPMKDDKEGKYPFIMLAEGHGRLYALDMKDGPFPEHYEPIESPAKNLLSKTQTNPAVKIPANMTSDTAKFPYVGTTYRMTEHWQAGAMTRSLPWLVELVPTMFVEISQTLARAKGINNGDMVKVTSERGSIEAKALVTSRLKPFSVQGKEVEQVGLPWHFGYAGLATGDSGNVLTPSVGCANTSIPEFKAFLCNIEKGGKRA; encoded by the coding sequence TCATGTACCGCGCCCCCGGTAGCGACAAGTTCGAAGAGAAGTCGTGGGACTGGGCCCTGGAGCGCATCGCCCAGAAGATGAAGGACACGCGCGACAAGTCCTTCAAGGCCAAAGAGATCAACAAGAAGGACAACAAGGAGTACGTGGTCAACCGCACCGAAGGGATGGCATTCCTGGGCGGCGCCGGTCTCGATAACGAGGAGTGCTACCTCTGGAGCAAGTTCGCCCGCTCCATGGGGGTCGCGAACCTCGAACACCAAGCCCGAATATGACACTCCGCTACAGTCGCCGGTCTGGCGGCTTCGTTTGGACGTGGGGCAATGACCAACCACTGGATCGACCTGAGAAACGCTGACGCGATTCTCGCCATCGGCTGCAACCCGGCCGAGAATCACCCGATTTCCATGAAATGGATCGAGGCGGCCATGGACCAGGGCGGCAAGCTGATCGCCGTCGATCCCCGCTTCACCAGGACCGCCTCCAAGGCGGACCACTACGCGCAGATCCGTCCGGGCACCGACATCGCCTTCCTGGGCGGCATGATCAACTACGCGCTGCAGAACAACATGATTCACGAGGAGTACGTTCGCGAGTACACCAACGCCACCTTCATCGTGAACGACAAGTACGACTTCAACGAGGGCATCTTCTGCGCGTTCGACGACCAGGAGAAGACTTACGACGCCAAGGCCTGGGCCTACGCCCTGGACGGCTCCGGCAACCCGAAGCGCGACCACTCCATGAAGGACCCGCGCTGCGTGTACCAGCTCCTGAAGAAGCATTACTCCCGCTACACCGTGGACATGGTCTGCAACATCACCGGCACCAAGAAGGAAGATTACCTCGCCGTCGCCAAGGCCTACTGCTCCACCGGCCGCGCCGACAAGGCGGGCACCATCCTCTACGCCATGGGCATCACCCAGTCCACCCACGGCTCCCAGAACGTCCGTGCCACCGCCATGCTGCAGATGCTTCTGGGCAACATCGGCATCGCCGGCGGCGGCGTCAACGCGCTGCGCGGTGAGTCCAACGTCCAGGGCTCGACCGACTACGGTCTGCTCTTCCACCTGCTGCCGGGCTACCTGAAGTCCCCGGAGTTCGACAACGTCGACCTCAAGGCATACCTGGAGAAGTGGACCCCGAAGACCAAGGATCCCAAGAGCGCCAACTGGTGGGGCAACACCCCGAAGTACACCGTGAGCCTCCTGAAAGCCTGGTACGGCGACAACGCCACCAAGGAAAACAACTTCTGCTACGACTACCTTCCCAAGAGAAGCGGGAACTACTCCTTCACCAAGCTGATGGAGAAGATGGGCAAGGGTGAGCTGCAGGGCCTGGTCTGCATGGGCCAGAACCCGGCTGTGGGCGGCCCGGACTCCCTCAAGACCCGCGAGGCCCTGGGCAAGCTGGACTGGCTGGTCACCGTCGACCTCTGGGAGACCGAGACCTCCATCTTCTGGAAGCGCCCCGGTGTGAACCCGAAGGACATCAAGACCGAGGTCTTCATGCTGCCGGCAGCCTCCTCCGTCGAGAAGGAAGGTTCCATCTCCAACTCCGGCCGCTGGGCGCAGTGGCGCTACAAGGCAGCCGAGCCGGTTGGCGACGCCAAGAGCGACCTCTGGATCCTGAACCAGTTCGCAAAGCGCATGAAGAAGGCCTACGAGAAGGGTGGCGCATTCCCGGAGCCGATCACCAAGCTCTCCTGGAACTACGGCCAGGGTGACGAGCCGGAAGTGCACATGGTGGCCAAGGAGATCAACGGCTACTTCACCAAGGACATGACCATCGTCGACAAGGACAAGACCCTGGAGTTCAAGGCAGGTGACCAGGTCCCGATGTTCAAGTACCTGCAGGATGACGGCTCCACCGTCTCCGGCTGCTGGATCTACTGCGGTTCCTACACCAAGGAAGGCAACCAGATGGCGCGTCGCGACCTCGCCGACCCGACCGGCCTGGGCATGTACCCGAAATGGTCCTGGGCTTGGCCGGTCAACCGCCGCATCATTTACAACCGCGCCTCGGTCAACCCGGCCGGTGAGCCGTTCAACCCGAAACGCGTCGTCATCACCTGGGACGCTCTCGAGAAGAAGTGGAAAGGCGACGTGCCCGACGGTCCCTGGCCGCCGATGAAGGACGACAAGGAAGGAAAGTACCCCTTCATCATGCTGGCGGAAGGCCATGGCCGTCTCTACGCACTGGACATGAAGGACGGTCCGTTCCCCGAGCACTACGAGCCGATCGAGAGCCCGGCCAAGAACCTTCTTTCCAAGACCCAGACCAACCCGGCCGTCAAGATTCCGGCCAACATGACCAGCGATACGGCGAAGTTCCCGTACGTCGGCACCACCTACAGGATGACCGAGCACTGGCAGGCAGGCGCCATGACCCGTTCGCTCCCCTGGCTGGTGGAACTGGTCCCGACCATGTTCGTCGAGATTTCCCAGACGCTCGCCCGCGCCAAGGGGATCAACAACGGCGACATGGTGAAGGTAACCAGCGAGCGCGGTTCCATCGAGGCGAAAGCACTGGTCACTTCCAGGCTGAAGCCGTTCAGCGTGCAGGGGAAAGAAGTTGAGCAGGTTGGTCTCCCCTGGCACTTCGGTTATGCAGGTCTGGCTACCGGCGACTCCGGCAACGTCCTTACACCGTCGGTCGGTTGCGCGAACACAAGCATCCCCGAATTCAAGGCATTCCTCTGCAACATCGAGAAAGGGGGTAAACGCGCATGA
- a CDS encoding DUF488 domain-containing protein, translating into MIRLKRIYDEPSAQDGVRVLVDRLWPRGISKDKAHLDRWEKELAPSDELRHWFGHDPEKWQQFRQRYRHELAGQGALLQELVALAAGKTLTLLYAAKDEEHNNAVVLKELMEDSSIG; encoded by the coding sequence ATGATCCGACTCAAGAGAATATACGACGAGCCGTCCGCGCAAGACGGCGTGCGCGTGCTGGTAGACCGGCTCTGGCCGCGGGGCATCTCCAAGGACAAGGCGCACCTGGACCGCTGGGAGAAAGAACTTGCTCCCTCGGACGAGTTGCGGCACTGGTTCGGTCACGACCCGGAAAAATGGCAGCAGTTTCGGCAGCGCTACCGCCACGAACTGGCGGGGCAGGGGGCGCTGCTCCAAGAACTCGTTGCACTTGCCGCAGGCAAGACGCTGACCCTGCTCTACGCGGCAAAGGACGAGGAGCACAACAACGCAGTCGTACTGAAGGAATTAATGGAGGACTCCAGCATCGGCTGA
- the fdhD gene encoding formate dehydrogenase accessory sulfurtransferase FdhD — MATIYSFKKGVMEQVEGGVVNEYPLQLVVNGREMATLIASPHDLRFLVAGFLRLQGFVSKVDDFLALAICQDFGAASVTIRGELPERLKPVLTSGCGTGISFNMPKPVEKSGPSRVHAPETIFALMNQLAQKCEGYKNHGGMHSAGVGSDTLILHAEDIGRHNTIDRIAGEALLKGISLAGTILVTSGRVSTELVAKASMLGIDLIASRTSPTDMAVKMAEDAGITLVGYVRTDSFKVYTHAEAISTSGPEKIAGVTGVILAGGASSRMGSNKALLPHKGGRFIESIYRELAEIFPEVILVTNTPEQYQFLPCRKVADLYPGMGALAGIHAGLAQANTPSVFTVACDMPHLDPALIRHIAGRRGDCDLVLPKSDHGYEPLHALYNKSALSAMEQCLEQGKRRIVSILPQLKVNEIPASEVAGFDPAFDSFSNINTPQEYYELRNGDKARPGNTDSLPTVAQAQKAQA, encoded by the coding sequence GTGGCAACCATTTACAGTTTCAAGAAGGGCGTCATGGAGCAGGTGGAAGGTGGGGTGGTCAACGAGTACCCCCTGCAGCTGGTGGTGAACGGGCGCGAGATGGCGACCCTGATCGCTTCACCCCACGATCTGCGCTTCCTGGTCGCCGGTTTCCTGCGCCTGCAGGGCTTCGTTTCCAAGGTTGACGACTTCCTGGCGCTGGCCATCTGCCAAGACTTCGGCGCCGCCAGCGTCACCATCCGCGGCGAACTCCCCGAGCGTCTCAAGCCGGTACTTACTTCCGGCTGCGGCACCGGCATCAGCTTCAACATGCCCAAGCCGGTCGAGAAGTCCGGCCCGTCCCGGGTTCACGCACCCGAGACCATCTTCGCACTGATGAACCAGCTGGCCCAGAAGTGCGAAGGGTACAAGAACCACGGCGGGATGCACTCCGCAGGTGTGGGGAGCGACACGCTCATCCTGCATGCTGAGGACATCGGCCGCCACAACACCATTGACAGAATCGCCGGCGAGGCCCTGCTGAAGGGGATCTCGCTGGCTGGAACCATATTGGTTACTTCGGGGCGCGTCTCCACCGAACTGGTCGCCAAGGCTTCGATGCTGGGGATCGACCTGATCGCCTCGCGCACCTCGCCAACCGACATGGCGGTGAAGATGGCCGAGGACGCCGGCATCACCCTGGTCGGCTACGTGCGCACCGACAGCTTCAAGGTCTATACCCATGCGGAAGCCATCAGCACGTCCGGCCCGGAGAAGATCGCCGGCGTTACTGGCGTCATCCTTGCCGGGGGAGCTTCCAGCCGCATGGGGAGCAACAAGGCGCTCCTGCCGCACAAGGGGGGACGTTTCATCGAGAGCATCTACCGGGAACTCGCCGAGATCTTCCCCGAGGTGATCCTGGTGACCAACACCCCGGAACAGTACCAGTTTCTCCCTTGCCGCAAGGTAGCCGACCTGTACCCGGGCATGGGGGCATTGGCCGGCATCCACGCGGGGCTTGCCCAGGCCAACACCCCGAGCGTCTTCACCGTCGCCTGCGATATGCCGCACCTCGACCCGGCCCTGATAAGGCACATCGCCGGGCGCCGAGGCGACTGTGACCTGGTGCTCCCGAAGAGCGACCACGGTTACGAACCGCTGCACGCCCTGTACAACAAAAGCGCGCTGTCGGCCATGGAACAGTGCCTGGAGCAGGGGAAGCGGCGCATCGTCTCCATCCTGCCGCAGCTGAAGGTGAACGAGATCCCCGCCAGCGAGGTGGCCGGGTTCGACCCGGCCTTCGATTCCTTCAGCAACATCAACACCCCGCAGGAATACTACGAGTTGAGAAACGGCGACAAGGCAAGGCCGGGCAATACCGACAGCCTTCCCACCGTCGCGCAAGCACAGAAAGCGCAGGCCTAG
- a CDS encoding 4Fe-4S dicluster domain-containing protein: protein MSSENQDFNKSKAFLIDMTKCTGCRGCQVACKQWNQLGAEKTEFFTGEGYQNPPLMSEYTFTRIKFRDYEKNGQNEFAFYKEMCMHCNEPACASVCPVGAFKKTKEGPVTYDADRCIGCRFCMVACPFGVPKYEWSKALPLVRKCTGCYSRVKEGLKPACATTCVSAITYGNREDMIKEANKRIAARPEKYLKKLYGSEEAGGTSVIYLTALPFDELGFKPVTKRPLPSYTWQALRLVPGIFLTVGSSLSLLSWFNHRKERIAKEEEQRKSGATPKEES, encoded by the coding sequence ATGAGCAGCGAGAACCAAGATTTCAACAAAAGCAAAGCATTCTTGATCGACATGACCAAGTGCACCGGCTGCCGCGGTTGCCAGGTCGCCTGCAAGCAGTGGAACCAGTTGGGCGCAGAGAAGACTGAGTTCTTCACAGGCGAAGGCTACCAGAATCCGCCGCTCATGTCGGAATACACCTTTACCCGCATTAAGTTCCGGGACTACGAGAAGAACGGGCAGAACGAGTTCGCCTTCTACAAAGAGATGTGCATGCACTGCAACGAGCCGGCCTGCGCATCGGTCTGCCCCGTAGGCGCCTTCAAGAAGACCAAGGAAGGCCCGGTTACCTACGACGCGGATCGCTGCATCGGCTGCCGCTTCTGCATGGTCGCCTGCCCGTTCGGGGTGCCCAAGTACGAGTGGAGCAAGGCGCTGCCGCTGGTGAGAAAGTGCACCGGCTGCTACTCCAGGGTGAAGGAAGGGCTGAAGCCGGCCTGCGCCACCACCTGCGTCTCCGCCATCACCTACGGCAACCGCGAGGACATGATCAAGGAAGCCAACAAGAGGATCGCGGCGCGTCCCGAGAAGTACCTGAAGAAGCTCTACGGCTCGGAAGAGGCGGGCGGCACCTCGGTCATCTACCTGACCGCGCTTCCCTTCGACGAACTCGGCTTCAAACCGGTCACCAAGCGTCCGCTCCCGTCCTACACTTGGCAGGCACTGCGTCTGGTCCCGGGCATCTTCCTCACCGTCGGCAGCTCGCTGTCGCTGCTTTCCTGGTTCAACCACAGGAAGGAGAGGATCGCCAAGGAAGAGGAGCAGAGAAAATCCGGCGCTACGCCGAAGGAGGAGAGCTAG
- the tatA gene encoding twin-arginine translocase TatA/TatE family subunit has translation MFGFGMPEMIIVLVIALVVVGPAKLPQLGQALGSSIKNFKKASAGDDVVQLNEEKRA, from the coding sequence ATGTTTGGATTCGGTATGCCGGAAATGATCATCGTACTCGTGATAGCTCTCGTGGTTGTCGGCCCCGCCAAGCTGCCGCAGCTCGGTCAGGCACTGGGGAGCAGCATCAAGAACTTCAAGAAGGCCTCCGCAGGCGACGACGTGGTCCAGTTGAACGAGGAAAAAAGGGCGTAA